AGTTGGTGGACGAACAGGGCGGATTGAAACTCATTCGGCGCGAGGAGCAAACCGAGACAATCCGGAACAACGGCAATTCAGCCGAGTTTCCGATTCGCAGCACCAACGCGAACTCGTATCGATCCGATGGCAAGGCTGCACCGACGCTTGCTGACCGGCAAACGGTGCGCGATGTCGAACGCCTGTTCGGCCGGCCGTTGCGCGCTGCTGGAGTGACGCTCACCGACCAGCGCGTGGCCGCCCAGTTGATCGCGGATAAACCCATCGCGGAATTCATCGGCTCCAGTGATTCAGCTCAGGCGCGCAAGGATCGGGAGGCATTGGCGAAAGTGGCCGATGCAGTGATCGAGATCCTGATCGCTTCTAAATCGATGAACGTTCCCATGATTTCCGGCAACCAGACGATCTCCGTCCCCGATATCCAGGCGACCGCAATCAGCCTCAAGGATGCACGCATCCTGGGCCAGGCATCATCCGCCGACATCACGGGCCGGTTGGCGCCATCATCGCTCAGCCAGTTCAGCGTCCAGGAAATCGCGGAAGCCACGGCATTTGAGCTAATGGAAGACATCACGCAGAGCGAGTAGGTGCATCTTGTTTTTCTAAGAAGTCCATCCAACGGAGACTCCAGGCGTGCCGTATCGCCCGTCCTCCGTAGCAGCTCCTGCGGAGGGTGGACACGTTCCCATACCTGCACCGCGCTCCGAACTCGACGCGTGAAGTTTTTCACTTGCACTGGGCAGTTTCAGGATCCACCCGCCCCGGACCGGAAACCAAAATTCTTCTCGCCTCGTTTCTGCGGTTGACCCACCATGCTGGGGCCGTTGTTAACGATGAAAGCCAAGATTATTGTCACGCCCAAGAAGGCTGTGCTCGACCCTCAGGGGAAAACCGTCCAGACCGCCTTGGAGCATATGGGCTACAAGGGCGTTGGTGCGGTTCATGTCGGCAAATACATGGAAATCGAACTCGCTGGCAGTGACAAGGAATCGGCGCGGGCGCTTGTTGATGAGGCCTGTCACAAACTGCTGAGCAACCCCGTCATCGAGGATTACAGGTTCGAGATCGAGTAATCCACGTTTCGGTTGACGAATTCCACAGTGGCGCGATTTTGAGATCGCAGGCTAAAACAATTATTT
The nucleotide sequence above comes from Verrucomicrobiia bacterium. Encoded proteins:
- the purS gene encoding phosphoribosylformylglycinamidine synthase subunit PurS, whose protein sequence is MKAKIIVTPKKAVLDPQGKTVQTALEHMGYKGVGAVHVGKYMEIELAGSDKESARALVDEACHKLLSNPVIEDYRFEIE